From Actinosynnema mirum DSM 43827, a single genomic window includes:
- a CDS encoding Hsp70 family protein yields the protein MRVLSVDLGTSNTVAVLAAHGRPPRVVEVDGSATMPSAIYCEEGGSLVVGRDAERRARLDPSRFEPNPKRRVDEGALLLGDDVVPVTDALAAVLRRVLEETNRQLGGESIDEIRLTHPAEWGATRRNVLLSSARLAGADCEVLLFPEPVAAASHYASLSVGQALAVYDLGAGTFDVAIVGATRDGFTVLASDGLPDLGGLDVDQALLEHVGRQVAHRDPARWQRLLRPESTGDRRARRALQEDVRAAKESLSRHPHTEVPMPEPFEDVLVTRADLEALVRPSMLRSVELLAATIGSTGMTPGQLAGIYLVGGSSRIPLVANMISEKVGVVPTSLDQPETAVALGAHHVPRDGVAARPDPQPAPTGDSPSATTAFLPPMAHAQGTPAQGISAQGITAQTPASSGPHQVNPLVSGAHQVGPSTGGHPVNPAASGPYAVNPAISGQHPNPAVTAPYGPQQFNFPTLAPHRPEQRRAGNRNKVLLSVGGALAAVLLVVGGVVALSGPGVPTAEECKSDTAKDDKGFTTCLRQLAGSVADTAECKAGGTAGVSGAITVKGSVVSCAFADDYSVQYVLTETITGAERDAGTVVASLKSDVVKARWGGNGLEGTYQASADGGLGLLTFVAEGRPLLGIITKSGSSDLTADALADFFEKNVQPGA from the coding sequence ATGCGCGTCCTGTCGGTCGACCTGGGGACTTCCAACACCGTCGCGGTACTGGCCGCGCACGGCAGGCCACCGAGGGTGGTCGAGGTGGACGGCTCCGCGACCATGCCCTCCGCCATCTACTGCGAGGAGGGCGGCTCGCTCGTCGTCGGCCGCGACGCCGAGCGCAGGGCCCGCCTCGACCCGTCCCGCTTCGAGCCCAACCCGAAGCGCCGCGTCGACGAGGGCGCGCTGCTGCTCGGCGACGACGTCGTGCCGGTGACCGACGCCCTCGCCGCCGTGCTGCGCCGCGTGCTGGAGGAGACCAACCGCCAGCTGGGCGGCGAGTCGATCGACGAGATCCGGCTCACCCACCCCGCCGAGTGGGGCGCGACCAGGCGCAACGTGCTGCTGTCCAGCGCGCGGCTCGCGGGCGCGGACTGCGAGGTCCTGCTGTTCCCCGAGCCGGTCGCCGCCGCCTCGCACTACGCGTCGCTGTCCGTCGGGCAGGCGCTGGCCGTCTACGACCTCGGCGCGGGCACCTTCGACGTGGCGATCGTCGGCGCGACCCGCGACGGGTTCACCGTGCTCGCCTCCGACGGCCTGCCCGACCTGGGCGGGCTCGACGTGGACCAGGCGCTGCTGGAGCACGTCGGCCGCCAGGTCGCGCACCGCGACCCGGCGCGCTGGCAGCGGCTGCTGCGCCCGGAGAGCACCGGCGACCGGCGGGCCAGGCGCGCGCTGCAGGAGGACGTGCGGGCGGCCAAGGAGTCGCTGTCGCGGCACCCGCACACCGAGGTCCCGATGCCGGAGCCGTTCGAGGACGTGCTGGTCACCCGCGCGGACCTGGAGGCGCTGGTCCGGCCCAGTATGCTGCGCAGCGTCGAGCTGCTGGCCGCCACGATCGGCTCCACCGGCATGACGCCCGGCCAGCTCGCGGGCATCTACCTGGTCGGCGGGTCCAGCCGCATCCCGCTCGTGGCGAACATGATCTCCGAGAAGGTCGGCGTCGTCCCGACCAGCCTCGACCAGCCGGAGACGGCCGTCGCGCTCGGCGCGCACCACGTGCCCAGGGACGGGGTCGCGGCCAGGCCCGACCCGCAGCCCGCGCCGACCGGCGACTCGCCGTCGGCCACCACCGCCTTCCTGCCGCCGATGGCCCACGCGCAGGGCACGCCCGCGCAGGGGATCTCGGCGCAGGGGATCACCGCGCAGACCCCTGCGAGCAGCGGTCCGCACCAGGTCAACCCGCTGGTCAGCGGGGCGCACCAGGTCGGTCCGAGCACCGGCGGGCACCCGGTGAACCCGGCGGCCAGCGGCCCCTACGCGGTCAACCCGGCGATCAGCGGCCAGCACCCGAACCCCGCCGTGACCGCCCCGTACGGCCCGCAGCAGTTCAACTTCCCCACCCTCGCGCCGCACCGCCCCGAGCAGCGGAGAGCGGGCAACCGCAACAAGGTGCTCCTGTCGGTCGGCGGCGCGCTGGCCGCGGTGCTGCTGGTCGTGGGCGGCGTGGTCGCGCTCTCCGGGCCCGGCGTGCCGACCGCCGAGGAGTGCAAGAGCGACACCGCCAAGGACGACAAGGGCTTCACCACCTGCCTGCGCCAGCTCGCGGGCTCGGTCGCCGACACCGCCGAGTGCAAGGCGGGCGGCACGGCGGGCGTGTCCGGCGCGATCACGGTCAAGGGCTCGGTCGTCAGCTGCGCCTTCGCGGACGACTACTCGGTGCAGTACGTGCTCACCGAGACGATCACCGGCGCCGAGCGGGACGCGGGCACGGTCGTGGCCTCGCTGAAGTCCGACGTGGTCAAGGCCCGCTGGGGCGGCAACGGCCTGGAGGGCACCTACCAGGCCTCGGCCGATGGCGGGCTCGGGCTGCTGACCTTCGTCGCCGAGGGCAGGCCGCTGCTCGGGATCATCACCAAGAGCGGCAGCTCGGACCTGACGGCGGACGCGCTGGCCGACTTCTTCGAGAAGAACGTCCAGCCGGGCGCCTGA
- a CDS encoding MFS transporter has product MVIAAEPVQRRVLKVLAVSQVLGSSGIATGLALSALVAVSLSGVEAVGGFAQTCAVVGAAVSALPAARLAQRAGRRPVLVLCYGVGAVGALLAAVAVVLGSWQLLLPSLVLFGAAGSANLAARYAGADLAAPHERARSLALVVWAATVGAVVGPNLAAPTGRAVAGLGLPEGSGAYLTSAVLFGAAALVVLRFLRPDPLVLARGSAAEPVETGPRGRVWRSLPSSGRLAVVGIAVSHGVMVGLMAMAPVHVGHAGGSLSLVGVLVSLHVAAMYGLSPLVGWLVDRWGGGAVQALGAALLVAATALVGSAAGDDPVRLGIGLVLLGLGWSAGVIAGSALLTEVVAGSRRTAAQGLSDLCMNCAGALGGVLAGLVVTAWSYAALGLLAGFVVLPMLVVAVLRVR; this is encoded by the coding sequence GTGGTCATCGCAGCGGAACCGGTGCAGCGCCGGGTGCTCAAGGTGCTGGCGGTCAGCCAGGTGCTCGGGTCCTCCGGGATCGCCACCGGGTTGGCGCTGAGCGCGCTCGTCGCCGTGTCGCTCTCGGGCGTGGAGGCGGTGGGCGGGTTCGCGCAGACCTGCGCGGTCGTGGGCGCCGCGGTGTCCGCGCTGCCCGCGGCCCGGCTGGCCCAGCGCGCGGGTCGGCGGCCGGTGCTGGTGCTCTGCTACGGCGTGGGGGCGGTGGGCGCGCTGCTCGCCGCCGTCGCCGTGGTGCTCGGGTCCTGGCAGCTGCTGCTGCCGTCGCTGGTGCTGTTCGGGGCCGCGGGCAGCGCGAACCTGGCCGCCCGGTACGCGGGCGCCGACCTGGCCGCGCCGCACGAGCGCGCCCGGTCGCTGGCGCTGGTGGTGTGGGCGGCGACGGTCGGCGCGGTGGTGGGGCCGAACCTGGCCGCGCCCACCGGTCGGGCCGTCGCCGGGCTCGGGCTGCCCGAGGGGAGCGGGGCCTACCTGACGTCGGCGGTGCTGTTCGGGGCCGCCGCGCTGGTCGTGCTGCGGTTCCTGCGGCCGGACCCGCTGGTGCTGGCGCGGGGGAGCGCCGCCGAACCGGTCGAGACCGGGCCGCGCGGTCGGGTGTGGCGGTCGCTGCCCTCCTCGGGACGGCTGGCGGTGGTCGGGATCGCGGTCAGCCACGGGGTGATGGTGGGGCTGATGGCGATGGCCCCGGTCCACGTCGGGCACGCGGGCGGGTCGTTGTCGCTGGTCGGGGTGCTGGTGAGCCTGCACGTCGCGGCCATGTACGGGCTGAGCCCGCTGGTGGGCTGGCTGGTCGACCGGTGGGGCGGCGGGGCGGTGCAGGCGCTCGGGGCGGCGCTGCTGGTGGCCGCCACCGCGCTCGTGGGCAGCGCGGCGGGGGACGACCCGGTGCGGCTGGGGATCGGGCTGGTGCTGCTCGGGCTCGGCTGGTCGGCCGGGGTGATCGCGGGGTCCGCGCTGCTCACGGAGGTCGTGGCGGGGTCGCGGCGGACGGCCGCGCAGGGGTTGTCCGACCTGTGCATGAACTGCGCGGGCGCGCTGGGCGGGGTGCTGGCCGGGCTGGTGGTGACCGCCTGGTCCTACGCCGCGCTGGGGCTGCTTGCCGGGTTCGTGGTGCTCCCGATGCTGGTGGTGGCGGTGCTGCGGGTGCGGTGA
- a CDS encoding DUF3046 domain-containing protein codes for MRNTVFRKLMADEFGQVRSEVLASEHVLSALGGRTPDQALDVGLPAKEIWLAVCDAFDVPEHRR; via the coding sequence ATGCGCAACACGGTGTTCCGGAAGCTGATGGCGGACGAGTTCGGGCAGGTCAGGTCGGAGGTGCTGGCCAGCGAGCACGTGCTGTCCGCGCTCGGCGGGCGCACCCCCGACCAGGCGTTGGACGTGGGGCTGCCCGCGAAGGAGATCTGGCTGGCGGTGTGCGACGCGTTCGACGTCCCGGAGCACCGTCGCTGA
- the recA gene encoding recombinase RecA: MAPQAPDRDKALELALAQIDKQFGKGSVMRLGEDGRAPIEVIPTGAIALDVALGIGGLPRGRVVEIYGPESSGKTTVALHAVANAQRNGGIAAFIDAEHALDPDYARKLGVDTDALLVSQPDTGEQALEIADMLVRSGALDILVIDSVAALVPRAEIEGEMGDNHVGLQARLMSQALRKITGALNSSGTTAIFINQLREKIGVMFGSPETTTGGKALKFYASVRLDVRRIETLKDGGEPVGNRTRVKVVKNKVAPPFKQAEFDILYGHGISREGSLIDMGVDQGILRKSGAWYTYEGDQLGQGKENARKFLRENPDVANEIEKRIKEKLGIGATLEADDTAPAPVDF; this comes from the coding sequence ATGGCACCCCAGGCACCCGACCGGGACAAGGCACTCGAACTGGCCCTGGCCCAGATCGACAAGCAGTTCGGCAAGGGCTCGGTCATGCGGCTGGGCGAGGACGGCCGCGCGCCGATCGAGGTGATCCCGACGGGCGCGATCGCGCTCGACGTGGCGCTCGGCATCGGCGGCCTGCCCCGCGGCCGGGTGGTCGAGATCTACGGTCCGGAATCCTCCGGTAAGACCACCGTGGCGCTGCACGCGGTCGCTAACGCCCAGCGCAACGGCGGCATCGCGGCGTTCATCGACGCCGAGCACGCGCTCGACCCCGACTACGCGCGCAAGCTGGGCGTCGACACCGACGCGCTGCTGGTGTCCCAGCCGGACACCGGTGAGCAGGCGCTGGAGATCGCGGACATGCTGGTGCGCTCCGGCGCGCTGGACATCCTGGTCATCGACTCGGTGGCGGCGCTGGTGCCCCGCGCCGAGATCGAGGGCGAGATGGGCGACAACCACGTCGGCCTCCAGGCCCGCCTCATGAGCCAGGCGCTGCGCAAGATCACCGGTGCGCTGAACTCCTCCGGCACCACGGCGATCTTCATCAACCAGCTGCGCGAGAAGATCGGCGTCATGTTCGGCTCGCCCGAGACCACGACCGGTGGCAAGGCGCTGAAGTTCTACGCGTCGGTGCGGCTCGACGTGCGGCGCATCGAGACCCTGAAGGACGGTGGCGAGCCCGTCGGCAACCGGACCAGGGTCAAGGTCGTGAAGAACAAGGTGGCCCCGCCGTTCAAGCAGGCCGAGTTCGACATCCTCTACGGCCACGGCATCAGCCGCGAGGGCTCGCTCATCGACATGGGCGTCGACCAGGGCATCCTGCGCAAGTCCGGCGCCTGGTACACGTACGAGGGCGACCAGCTCGGCCAGGGCAAGGAGAACGCCCGGAAGTTCCTGCGGGAGAACCCGGACGTGGCCAACGAGATCGAGAAGCGCATCAAGGAGAAGCTCGGCATCGGCGCGACGCTGGAGGCCGACGACACCGCGCCCGCTCCGGTCGACTTCTGA